The proteins below are encoded in one region of Hordeum vulgare subsp. vulgare chromosome 3H, MorexV3_pseudomolecules_assembly, whole genome shotgun sequence:
- the LOC123442637 gene encoding uncharacterized protein At2g39795, mitochondrial-like, whose amino-acid sequence MASFVSASAASSTAGALLRRAPFVPRGGLVGAWASPARRPLRAAAAQGSANSAPVMMESKVKKRNKKGSGAGGLPAAIDLEIREAEQYLATDGQEPTPEDFPFEMVDEEGMSVVILKRDYKDEKIEVIVSMPNMEGDPEFDEDDEADGEDAAKDDDDEDEGGEDSSLAMKVIVSKGSGPNLEFTCTAFREEITIDDMMIAEKTEPDAEKFPFEGPEFTELPPNVQKGLFKFLEVRGVTLTTTNFMHDYMITKQTKEYVRWMTKLKGLVQ is encoded by the exons ATGGCCTCCTTCGTCTCCGCCTCCGCCGCGTCCTCCACCGCCGGAGCGCTCCTCCGCCGCGCCCCGTTCGTCCCCCGCGGCGGGCTCGTGGGCGCGTGGGCGTCCCCGGCCCGGCGCCCGCTGCGCGCGGCTGCGGCGCAGGGGTCGGCCAACTCCGCGCCGGTCATGATGGAGAGCAAGGTcaagaagaggaacaagaagggcTCCGGCGCCGGGGGACTCCCCGCCGCCATCGACCTCGAGATCCGGGAGGCCGAGCAGTACCTCGCCACCGACGGGCAG GAACCTACTCCAGAAGACTTTCCCTTTGAAATGGTTGATGAAGAGGGGATGAGCGTGGTTATTCTGAAAAGGGACTACAAGGATGAGAAGATTGAGGTCATTGTCAGCATGCCCAATATGGAAGGGGACCCtgagtttgatgaagatgatgaggctGACGGTGAGGATGCTGccaaggatgatgacgatgaagatgaggGTGGCGAAGATAGTAGCCTTGCTATGAAGGTGATAGTCTCCAAGGGATCTGGCCCAAACCTCGAGTTCACCTGCACAGCCTTTCGTGAGGAGATCACCATTGACGACATGATGATAGCAGAGAAAACAGAACCTGATGCAGAGAAATTCCCCTTTGAGGGCCCTGAATTCAC CGAGCTTCCTCCGAACGTGCAGAAGGGCCTGTTCAAGTTCCTCGAGGTACGAGGTGTGACGCTGACGACCACCAACTTCATGCATGATTACATGATCACCAAGCAGACCAAGGAGTACGTCCGGTGGATGACCAAGCTCAAGGGTTTGGTCCAGTAG